The following proteins come from a genomic window of Oncorhynchus masou masou isolate Uvic2021 chromosome 25, UVic_Omas_1.1, whole genome shotgun sequence:
- the LOC135514399 gene encoding aquaporin-3-like isoform X2, translated as MGKQKIFMDKLAQTFQIRNLLLRQAMAECLGTLILVMFGCGAVAQLVLSGGSHGMFLTVNFAFGFAATLGILVCGQVSGGHLNPAVTFALCLLGRDRWRKFPVYFVFQTLGAFLGSGIIFGLYYDALLNYAGELIVTGPNATAGIFATYPGKHLTLVNGFFDQTIGTAALIVCILAIVDPHNNPIPQGLEAFTVGFVVLVIGLSMGFNSGYAVNPARDLGPRLFTALAGWGTEVFTANKCWFLVPIFAPFLGAIIGVVVYQLMVGFHQEGEVREVHNRNSQEERVKLTNINPKDTLK; from the exons ATGGGAAAACAGAAGATATTCATGGACAAGCTGGCACAGACTTTCCAGATCCGGAACTTGCTGCTGCGCCAGGCCATGGCAGAGTGTCTGGGTACCCTCATCCTGGTG ATGTTTGGTTGTGGTGCAGTGGCTCAACTGGTGCTTAGTGGAGGATCTCATGGCATGTTCCTAACTGTCAACTTTGCTTTCGGCTTCGCTGCCACCCTAGGGATCCTGGTCTGTGGCCAGGTATCAG GAGGCCATCTCAATCCGGCAGTAACTTTTGCCCTCTGCCTGCTTGGGAGAGATCGCTGGAGAAAGTTTCCAGTCTACTTTGTCTTCCAGACACTGGGAGCTTTCCTGGGCTCCGGGATCATCTTTGGTCTCTACTATG ACGCTCTGTTGAACTATGCTGGTGAACTCATTGTTACCGGGCCCAACGCCACCGCTGGCATCTTCGCCACCTACCCTGGCAAACATCTCACATTGGTCAACGGCTTCTTCGACCAG ACGATTGGCACTGCAGCATTGATCGTCTGTATCCTGGCCATCGTGGACCCCCATAACAATCCCATTCCCCAGGGCCTGGAGGCCTTCACGGTGGGCTTTGTGGTGCTGGTCATCGGCCTGTCCATGGGCTTCAACTCTGGCTACGCCGTCAACCCTGCCAGGGACCTGGGGCCACGCCTCTTTACCGCTCTGGCAGGCTGGGGCACCGAGGTCTTCAC tgccAACAAGTGCTGGTTCCTGGTGCCCATCTTCGCCCCATTCCTGGGCGCCATCATTGGTGTGGTGGTCTATCAGCTGATGGTTGGCTTCCATCAGGAGGGAGAGGTTC GAGAGGTTCACAACAGGAACAGCCAAGAGGAGAGAGTCAAACTGACCAACATCAACCCAAAGGACACCCTAAAGTAA
- the LOC135514399 gene encoding aquaporin-3-like isoform X1, whose amino-acid sequence MGKQKIFMDKLAQTFQIRNLLLRQAMAECLGTLILVMFGCGAVAQLVLSGGSHGMFLTVNFAFGFAATLGILVCGQVSGGHLNPAVTFALCLLGRDRWRKFPVYFVFQTLGAFLGSGIIFGLYYDALLNYAGELIVTGPNATAGIFATYPGKHLTLVNGFFDQTIGTAALIVCILAIVDPHNNPIPQGLEAFTVGFVVLVIGLSMGFNSGYAVNPARDLGPRLFTALAGWGTEVFTANKCWFLVPIFAPFLGAIIGVVVYQLMVGFHQEGEVRDRKSQDEIVKLTSINSKDALKEEML is encoded by the exons ATGGGAAAACAGAAGATATTCATGGACAAGCTGGCACAGACTTTCCAGATCCGGAACTTGCTGCTGCGCCAGGCCATGGCAGAGTGTCTGGGTACCCTCATCCTGGTG ATGTTTGGTTGTGGTGCAGTGGCTCAACTGGTGCTTAGTGGAGGATCTCATGGCATGTTCCTAACTGTCAACTTTGCTTTCGGCTTCGCTGCCACCCTAGGGATCCTGGTCTGTGGCCAGGTATCAG GAGGCCATCTCAATCCGGCAGTAACTTTTGCCCTCTGCCTGCTTGGGAGAGATCGCTGGAGAAAGTTTCCAGTCTACTTTGTCTTCCAGACACTGGGAGCTTTCCTGGGCTCCGGGATCATCTTTGGTCTCTACTATG ACGCTCTGTTGAACTATGCTGGTGAACTCATTGTTACCGGGCCCAACGCCACCGCTGGCATCTTCGCCACCTACCCTGGCAAACATCTCACATTGGTCAACGGCTTCTTCGACCAG ACGATTGGCACTGCAGCATTGATCGTCTGTATCCTGGCCATCGTGGACCCCCATAACAATCCCATTCCCCAGGGCCTGGAGGCCTTCACGGTGGGCTTTGTGGTGCTGGTCATCGGCCTGTCCATGGGCTTCAACTCTGGCTACGCCGTCAACCCTGCCAGGGACCTGGGGCCACGCCTCTTTACCGCTCTGGCAGGCTGGGGCACCGAGGTCTTCAC tgccAACAAGTGCTGGTTCCTGGTGCCCATCTTCGCCCCATTCCTGGGCGCCATCATTGGTGTGGTGGTCTATCAGCTGATGGTTGGCTTCCATCAGGAGGGAGAGGTTCGTGACAGGAAGAGCCAGGATGAGATAGTCAAACTGACCAGCATCAACTCAAAGGATGCCCTAAAGGAAGAGATGCTATGA